GTGATTTGGTTTTACAATCTTGGGAACGTTGCAAAGACTATCGGTTGAACCCGCTGATCCAAGGTTCTACGAAAAATTTGTCGGAACATCGATTGATCGATTTGCAAAAATCCAACGAAGTATTATCTTTGGCAAAACCGATTATAAAGAAATTGGACCATGAACTATCCAATACCCACCATGTCGTTCTGTTCGCAGACCAAGAAGGCGTGATTTTGGATGCGCAGGGTGATCCGTGCACTCTGCAAAAAATCGGAAATACGGTCAATGCTGCAACCGGTTCGCATTGGGGAGAGCGTTGGGCGGGAACCAACGCAATTGGCACATCTATTGTTTTAAAGCAACCGGTGCAACTGTTTTCCTCAGAACATTATGCGCAAGGTTGCCATCAGTGGATCTGTTCAGCCGCTCCAATCCGGGATCCCTTCTCGCATGAAGTAGTGGCGGTTCTCAATCTCTCGACAGAAAACCACATTATACAACCTCGCAGTATGATGATGGCCATTTGGGGAGCCAATGAAATTGAGCGGATTCTCTTTCAAAATTACTATGAAGCTCGAGAAATGATGCAAAATATTTACGTCAATAGTGTGATGAAGTGGAAGAATCATCTGGTTATCTTAAGCGATTCCAAAGGCAATCCGTTGTGGATGAATGAAGACTTTCCTAAAGAGGATGTCCGCGCCATCCTCTCTCGTGGTTTGGAAGGCAATGAAAGGGATCGGGAGAAGGAATGGGAAGAAGGAGTGATCCTTGTTGATTCACGTTATAAAGCCAGATTTAAGAAGATTTTCTGGAACGGCCGTCTGATCGGACAATTAGCACTCTTGGAAGAACCGGCACGCATGAACCACCATAAAGTAAAACAGCGTAACCATGCCAAATATTCATTCGAATGCTTGATTGGACAATCCGAGGCTTTCCAACGCACCATACGTTTGGGCAAAGTGGCTGCCCAATGCGATTCCAATGTGCTGATTACGGGTGAAAGCGGCACCGGCAAAGAATTGATTGCAAATGCCATTCATCAGGCGAGCAGCAGATGCAATCAACCATTTGTTGCCATCAACTGTGCAGCCATCCCTCAAAATTTGCTTCCCAGTGAATTATTCGGCTACGTAGGAGGCGCTTACACAGGCGCCAATCCGAAAGGCAGCATTGGTAAATTTGAAATGGCTGACCACGGAACGATCTTTTTGGACGAGATTGGTGACATGCCGTTAGGACTGCAGGTTCATCTTCTACGCGTCATTCAAGAGCAAGAGATTATGCGGTTGGGTGGTACACACTGTATTCCGATTAATGTCCGAGTGATTGCGGCCACCAACAAAAATCTTCCGGAAGAGATTAAGTCAGGAAGATTTCGTCAGGACCTCTACTACCGGATCAATGTGATAGAAATCGAAATGCCTCCATTGCGCCACCGCAGAGAAGATATTCCATTGCTCTGTGAACATTTCTTCAAACATTTTGCGAAAAGAAAAGGAATTGGACCATGTGTGATCACGGATGAAGCCAAGCAGATTTTAACTCAGTATCCTTGGCATGGAAACATTCGTCAGTTGGAAAATGTGATGGAATATGCAGTAAACTTCTCTTCCAATGGGCAAATCACACCGGAAGATTTACCGAAAGATCTGGCTCGGCACGACTTCCCCCTGGCAGGCGGTCACGCAGAGAATCTGAATCCGGTAGAGCAGGCGGAAATGAAATGGATACTGGAAATATTGGAACGTACCAAGATGGATGTTACCAAAGCGGCCAAAGAACTAAATATGAATCGAAGTTCCATTTATCGCAAGCTAAAAAAATATGGATACGATGTTGCGAAGTTAAAGCAGCAATTCATGGAACGAGGCATCCTGTAAATTTCTTTCAATGGGAGGAATGATAATATGGCAAAAGGGTTGAAGGTGACCGTAGTTGACTGTGGACCTTTAAATATTGACAAAGGGGTTTTGATGACTGGGGCTACTGGAAAGATTACCGTACCATCAAGTGTCTATATCATTGAGCACCCGCAAAAAGGATTAATTCTTTACGACACGGGTGTGAACTATCAGGTAGCCGACCCGGAAGCGGCAGAAAAATACTGGGGTCCCGGAATGCGTGATGCCTTCGGCTGTACTTTAACGCGCGAAGGGGCAATTGAC
The sequence above is a segment of the Effusibacillus dendaii genome. Coding sequences within it:
- a CDS encoding sigma-54-dependent Fis family transcriptional regulator; its protein translation is MSIIPVSIYKQVNEADVVSIRDKLFEIWRKQLFEEQKDGHLSSKDSIIRDLVLQSWERCKDYRLNPLIQGSTKNLSEHRLIDLQKSNEVLSLAKPIIKKLDHELSNTHHVVLFADQEGVILDAQGDPCTLQKIGNTVNAATGSHWGERWAGTNAIGTSIVLKQPVQLFSSEHYAQGCHQWICSAAPIRDPFSHEVVAVLNLSTENHIIQPRSMMMAIWGANEIERILFQNYYEAREMMQNIYVNSVMKWKNHLVILSDSKGNPLWMNEDFPKEDVRAILSRGLEGNERDREKEWEEGVILVDSRYKARFKKIFWNGRLIGQLALLEEPARMNHHKVKQRNHAKYSFECLIGQSEAFQRTIRLGKVAAQCDSNVLITGESGTGKELIANAIHQASSRCNQPFVAINCAAIPQNLLPSELFGYVGGAYTGANPKGSIGKFEMADHGTIFLDEIGDMPLGLQVHLLRVIQEQEIMRLGGTHCIPINVRVIAATNKNLPEEIKSGRFRQDLYYRINVIEIEMPPLRHRREDIPLLCEHFFKHFAKRKGIGPCVITDEAKQILTQYPWHGNIRQLENVMEYAVNFSSNGQITPEDLPKDLARHDFPLAGGHAENLNPVEQAEMKWILEILERTKMDVTKAAKELNMNRSSIYRKLKKYGYDVAKLKQQFMERGIL